In the genome of Drosophila yakuba strain Tai18E2 chromosome 3R, Prin_Dyak_Tai18E2_2.1, whole genome shotgun sequence, one region contains:
- the LOC6535303 gene encoding pre-mRNA 3'-end-processing factor FIP1 isoform X1, with product MADDTNEDSWLYGTSNPDSTTGELGNGGDSLMAEHESVAEAQALAELVAGEKMGASVGTDSAEDSPRCPKEEVPEYSEFDDPAQEMEEDEEALPSKESRSRRERDRERDRGRCADRADARSSPDPEDDEMSDGPAVRRERNGSGSDDDEDDDSDDDINVVIGDIKQAPSTYNIKQRPNLLAGGTGVAGDKAKPSGQAGKFSIEDFEGAGTINGVAVHEFSIDSLEEKPWRKPGADITDYFNYGFNEETWRAYCERQKRFRVAESGVGLASLTQNVNQNAPIGILTDGGMGMGPPGMHNIHSMVGMGGESGMQMPPPGMPPMMQHQSRSGMGLMQRPPRPISTTGGDRGGDRERAVKENAIQVMTAECREYSRGGLGSMPPNFPLPGASDEPFFHEPEPFDYGYEPTQESQWNNDNAGWVPSGIKELTPGHAHMQTPPLGIPPPGMGVPPPQMGGPPPNLRGIMPPNMRMPPNMNMGPPPGIMMGANAPPQMRTSVAPPQRLVIGDRGAYDDDRERRRREKEKLLKKDQLRKDFLDMLRERHDIERHTRWYDIKKKFEADPRYRALDSSYREEYFEDYLHLLKEEKRKVRDLKERERHREKERSRDKDKDKDKEKEKDKDKEKDKDKEKDKDKEKEKDKESSRRERSRSREKSSRRKSKSREKDRSERSSKSSTSNTGSSSRSEKKKSYRKDKEEDE from the exons ATGGCAGATGACACAAATGAGGACAGCTGGCTATATGGAACCTCGAATCCTGACTCGACTACCGGAGAGCTGGGAAACGGCGGGGATTCTCTGATGGCGGAACACGAGTCGGTGGCTGAGGCTCAGGCATTGGCTGAATTGGTGGCCGGCGAAAAGATGGGCGCTTCGGTAGGGACTGATTCCGCTGAAGACTCGCCGCGCTGTCCAAAGGAAGAGGTGCCCGAGTACTCGGAGTTCGACGATCCCGCGCAGGAAatggaggaggacgaggaagCTTTGCCCAGCAAGGaaagcaggagcaggagggAGCGCGACAGAGAACGGGATCGTGGTCGGTGCGCGGATAGGGCGGACGCCCGATCATCGCCAGACCCAGAGGACGACGAGATGAGCGATGGTCCTGCCGTCAGGAGGGAAAGAAATGGCTCAGGGTCCGATGATGACGAAGACGACGACTCGGACGACGATATCAATGTGGTTATCGGGGACATTAAACAGGCCCCCAGCACCTACAACATCAAGCAGCGACCCAACCTGTTGGCTGGAGGCACTGGTGTTGCAGGAGACAAGGCCAAGCCGTCTGGTCAGGCGGGAAAGTTCAGCATCGAGGACTTTGAAGGTGCCGGCACCATCAACGGAGTGGCCGTGCACGAGTTCAGTATTGATTCGCTTGAGGAGAAGCCGTGGCGCAAGCCTGGAGCGGATATTACTGACTACTTTAACTACGGATTTAACGAAGAGACGTGGCGCGCTTATTGTGAACGCCAGAAACGCTTCCGCGTGGCGGAGAGCGGTGTCGGACTGGCCAGCCTCACTCAGAATGTGAATCAAAATGCACCTATTGGAATCCTCACAGATGGCGGAATGGGCATGGGCCCTCCCGGAATGCACAATATCCACTCGATGGTGGGAATGGGCGGAGAAAGCGGAATGCAAATGCCCCCACCGGGAATGCCGCCTATGATGCAACACCAGTCGCGATCCGGAATGGGATTAATGCAGCGTCCGCCGAGACCAATCTCAACCACTGGTGGTGATAGGGGGGGTGATCGGGAGAGAGCCGTTAAGGAGAACGCCATTCAGGTGATGACCGCCGAGTGCCGGGAGTATTCTCGTGGTGGCTTGGGATCCATGCCGCCAAACTTCCCACTACCCGGCGCCTCTGACGAACCCTTCTTTCACGAGCCAGAACCCTTTGACTACGGCTATGAGCCCACACAAGAGTCGCAGTGGAACAATGACAATGCCGGATGGGTACCCAGTGGGATTAAAGAGCTAACTCCAGGTCACGCGCATATGCAAACGCCTCCACTGGGCATACCTCCTCCTGGGATGGGTGTGCCACCGCCGCAGATGGGCGGTCCGCCACCCAATTTACGCGGCATTATGCCACCCAACATGCGCATGCCTCCAAATATGA ACATGGGACCGCCACCAGGAATAATGATGGGAGCAAATGCGCCACCACAGATGAGAACGAGTGTGGCACCGCCACAAAGATTGGTCATAGGCG ATCGTGGCGCCTACGACGACGATCGTGAGCGCAGAAGACGCGAGAAGGAAAAACTGCTAAAAAAAGATCAG CTGAGAAAGGACTTTCTTGACATGCTGCGGGAGCGACATGACATCGAGAGGCACACCAGGTGGTACGATATTAAGAAAAAGTTTGAGGCGGATCCAAGGTACCGAGCACTGGACTCGTCCTATCGTGAGGAGTACTTTGAAGACTATTTGCATCTGTTGAAAGAAGAAAAGCGCAAGGTACGTGACCTAAAAGAACGCGAACGACATCGCGAAAAAGAGCGTTCTCGTGACAAAGATAAGGATAAAGATAAAGAAAAGGAGaaagataaagataaagaGAAGGACAAAGATAAGGAAAAGGACAAGGATAAAGAGAAGGAAAAGGATAAAGAGAGCTCTCGTCGAGAACGTTCACGATCCCGCGAAAAGTCCAGCCGTCGAAAGTCTAAGTCCCGTGAGAAAGATCGAAGCGAACGAAGCAGCAAGAGTAGCACCAGCAACACCGGATCCTCTAGTCgcagcgaaaagaaaaaatcgtATCGCAAGGACAAAGAAGAAGACGAATAG
- the LOC6535303 gene encoding pre-mRNA 3'-end-processing factor FIP1 isoform X2 — translation MADDTNEDSWLYGTSNPDSTTGELGNGGDSLMAEHESVAEAQALAELVAGEKMGASVGTDSAEDSPRCPKEEVPEYSEFDDPAQEMEEDEEALPSKESRSRRERDRERDRGRCADRADARSSPDPEDDEMSDGPAVRRERNGSGSDDDEDDDSDDDINVVIGDIKQAPSTYNIKQRPNLLAGGTGVAGDKAKPSGQAGKFSIEDFEGAGTINGVAVHEFSIDSLEEKPWRKPGADITDYFNYGFNEETWRAYCERQKRFRVAESGVGLASLTQNVNQNAPIGILTDGGMGMGPPGMHNIHSMVGMGGESGMQMPPPGMPPMMQHQSRSGMGLMQRPPRPISTTGGDRGGDRERAVKENAIQVMTAECREYSRGGLGSMPPNFPLPGASDEPFFHEPEPFDYGYEPTQESQWNNDNAGWVPSGIKELTPGHAHMQTPPLGIPPPGMGVPPPQMGGPPPNLRGIMPPNMRMPPNMNMGPPPGIMMGANAPPQMRTSVAPPQRLVIDRGAYDDDRERRRREKEKLLKKDQLRKDFLDMLRERHDIERHTRWYDIKKKFEADPRYRALDSSYREEYFEDYLHLLKEEKRKVRDLKERERHREKERSRDKDKDKDKEKEKDKDKEKDKDKEKDKDKEKEKDKESSRRERSRSREKSSRRKSKSREKDRSERSSKSSTSNTGSSSRSEKKKSYRKDKEEDE, via the exons ATGGCAGATGACACAAATGAGGACAGCTGGCTATATGGAACCTCGAATCCTGACTCGACTACCGGAGAGCTGGGAAACGGCGGGGATTCTCTGATGGCGGAACACGAGTCGGTGGCTGAGGCTCAGGCATTGGCTGAATTGGTGGCCGGCGAAAAGATGGGCGCTTCGGTAGGGACTGATTCCGCTGAAGACTCGCCGCGCTGTCCAAAGGAAGAGGTGCCCGAGTACTCGGAGTTCGACGATCCCGCGCAGGAAatggaggaggacgaggaagCTTTGCCCAGCAAGGaaagcaggagcaggagggAGCGCGACAGAGAACGGGATCGTGGTCGGTGCGCGGATAGGGCGGACGCCCGATCATCGCCAGACCCAGAGGACGACGAGATGAGCGATGGTCCTGCCGTCAGGAGGGAAAGAAATGGCTCAGGGTCCGATGATGACGAAGACGACGACTCGGACGACGATATCAATGTGGTTATCGGGGACATTAAACAGGCCCCCAGCACCTACAACATCAAGCAGCGACCCAACCTGTTGGCTGGAGGCACTGGTGTTGCAGGAGACAAGGCCAAGCCGTCTGGTCAGGCGGGAAAGTTCAGCATCGAGGACTTTGAAGGTGCCGGCACCATCAACGGAGTGGCCGTGCACGAGTTCAGTATTGATTCGCTTGAGGAGAAGCCGTGGCGCAAGCCTGGAGCGGATATTACTGACTACTTTAACTACGGATTTAACGAAGAGACGTGGCGCGCTTATTGTGAACGCCAGAAACGCTTCCGCGTGGCGGAGAGCGGTGTCGGACTGGCCAGCCTCACTCAGAATGTGAATCAAAATGCACCTATTGGAATCCTCACAGATGGCGGAATGGGCATGGGCCCTCCCGGAATGCACAATATCCACTCGATGGTGGGAATGGGCGGAGAAAGCGGAATGCAAATGCCCCCACCGGGAATGCCGCCTATGATGCAACACCAGTCGCGATCCGGAATGGGATTAATGCAGCGTCCGCCGAGACCAATCTCAACCACTGGTGGTGATAGGGGGGGTGATCGGGAGAGAGCCGTTAAGGAGAACGCCATTCAGGTGATGACCGCCGAGTGCCGGGAGTATTCTCGTGGTGGCTTGGGATCCATGCCGCCAAACTTCCCACTACCCGGCGCCTCTGACGAACCCTTCTTTCACGAGCCAGAACCCTTTGACTACGGCTATGAGCCCACACAAGAGTCGCAGTGGAACAATGACAATGCCGGATGGGTACCCAGTGGGATTAAAGAGCTAACTCCAGGTCACGCGCATATGCAAACGCCTCCACTGGGCATACCTCCTCCTGGGATGGGTGTGCCACCGCCGCAGATGGGCGGTCCGCCACCCAATTTACGCGGCATTATGCCACCCAACATGCGCATGCCTCCAAATATGA ACATGGGACCGCCACCAGGAATAATGATGGGAGCAAATGCGCCACCACAGATGAGAACGAGTGTGGCACCGCCACAAAGATTGGTCATAG ATCGTGGCGCCTACGACGACGATCGTGAGCGCAGAAGACGCGAGAAGGAAAAACTGCTAAAAAAAGATCAG CTGAGAAAGGACTTTCTTGACATGCTGCGGGAGCGACATGACATCGAGAGGCACACCAGGTGGTACGATATTAAGAAAAAGTTTGAGGCGGATCCAAGGTACCGAGCACTGGACTCGTCCTATCGTGAGGAGTACTTTGAAGACTATTTGCATCTGTTGAAAGAAGAAAAGCGCAAGGTACGTGACCTAAAAGAACGCGAACGACATCGCGAAAAAGAGCGTTCTCGTGACAAAGATAAGGATAAAGATAAAGAAAAGGAGaaagataaagataaagaGAAGGACAAAGATAAGGAAAAGGACAAGGATAAAGAGAAGGAAAAGGATAAAGAGAGCTCTCGTCGAGAACGTTCACGATCCCGCGAAAAGTCCAGCCGTCGAAAGTCTAAGTCCCGTGAGAAAGATCGAAGCGAACGAAGCAGCAAGAGTAGCACCAGCAACACCGGATCCTCTAGTCgcagcgaaaagaaaaaatcgtATCGCAAGGACAAAGAAGAAGACGAATAG